The proteins below are encoded in one region of Metallibacterium scheffleri:
- the nusA gene encoding transcription termination factor NusA encodes MSKELMLVVDAVANEKGVAREIIFEALEAALASAAKKRYPDQDVAIRVSIDRDSGEYSSFRRWEVVADDVVMESPERMTRLMDAIEERADIQVGEFIEEPIDNPEFGRIAAQAAKQVIVQRVREAERELVLDAYRDRVGELLTGVVKRVERGSIYLDLGGNVEAFIPRERAIPRETVRVGDRLRGYLQEIRAEVRGPQLFISRTAPEFMIALFKLEVPEVGQGLVEIKACARDPGDRAKIAVLAHDHRTDPIGACIGMRGSRVQAVANELNGERVDIVLWNDNPAQFVINAMAPAQVESIIVDEDKHSMDIAVPEGELSKAIGRGGQNVKLASKLTGWQLNVMTQAQVQAKSEDEQKAALALFMDKLEVDTEIAQILVQEGFSTVEEIAYVPTAELLAVEGFDEDIVEELRARARDALLTEALVAEESGGDSGAESLDALDGMDSELLAVLGERGINTLEDLGDLAVIDLMDIEGMDESRAAALIMAARAPMIEKMEQGG; translated from the coding sequence ATGAGCAAAGAACTGATGCTGGTCGTCGACGCGGTTGCCAACGAGAAAGGTGTCGCGCGCGAAATCATTTTCGAGGCACTGGAAGCGGCGTTGGCCTCGGCAGCCAAGAAACGCTACCCCGATCAGGATGTCGCCATCCGTGTCAGCATCGACCGCGACAGTGGTGAGTACTCGTCCTTCCGCCGCTGGGAAGTCGTGGCCGACGATGTGGTCATGGAGTCACCCGAGCGCATGACGCGTCTGATGGATGCGATCGAGGAACGCGCCGACATCCAGGTTGGCGAATTCATCGAGGAACCCATCGACAATCCCGAGTTCGGGCGCATCGCCGCGCAGGCGGCCAAGCAGGTCATCGTGCAGCGCGTGCGCGAGGCCGAGCGCGAGTTGGTGCTGGATGCCTACCGCGATCGCGTCGGCGAGCTGCTGACGGGCGTGGTCAAGCGCGTCGAGCGCGGCAGCATTTATCTGGACCTGGGCGGCAATGTCGAGGCCTTTATCCCACGCGAACGCGCCATTCCGCGCGAAACTGTGCGCGTCGGCGATCGTTTGCGCGGCTATCTGCAGGAGATTCGCGCCGAGGTGCGCGGGCCGCAATTGTTCATCTCGCGCACCGCACCCGAATTCATGATCGCGCTGTTCAAGCTGGAAGTGCCCGAGGTGGGCCAGGGCCTGGTCGAGATCAAGGCCTGCGCGCGCGATCCTGGCGATCGCGCCAAGATTGCGGTGTTGGCCCACGACCATCGAACCGATCCCATTGGCGCCTGCATCGGCATGCGCGGTTCGCGCGTTCAGGCGGTCGCCAACGAGCTCAACGGTGAGCGTGTCGACATCGTGCTGTGGAACGACAACCCCGCGCAATTCGTGATCAACGCCATGGCGCCGGCGCAGGTCGAGTCAATCATCGTCGATGAAGACAAGCACTCGATGGATATCGCCGTACCCGAAGGCGAGTTGTCCAAGGCCATCGGTCGCGGCGGTCAGAACGTCAAGCTCGCCAGCAAGCTTACCGGCTGGCAGCTCAACGTGATGACCCAGGCGCAGGTGCAGGCCAAGAGCGAGGATGAGCAAAAAGCCGCGCTCGCTCTGTTCATGGACAAGCTCGAGGTGGACACTGAAATCGCGCAGATCCTGGTGCAGGAGGGCTTTTCAACGGTCGAGGAAATTGCGTACGTGCCGACCGCCGAGTTGCTGGCTGTGGAAGGCTTCGATGAAGATATCGTCGAGGAGTTGCGTGCGCGTGCCCGCGATGCGTTGCTGACCGAGGCACTGGTCGCTGAGGAAAGCGGCGGCGACTCCGGTGCCGAAAGCCTGGATGCCCTGGACGGCATGGACTCCGAGTTGCTTGCGGTGCTCGGCGAGCGCGGCATCAATACGCTGGAAGATCTCGGCGATCTCGCCGTGATCGATCTGATGGATATCGAAGGCATGGACGAGTCGCGCGCGGCGGCGCTGATCATGGCCGCACGTGCGCCGATGATCGAGAAAATGGAGCAGGGCGGCTGA
- the rimP gene encoding ribosome maturation factor RimP: protein MLAGIGLECLGIEWVTHGHGGTLRVYIEAADREVDVDDCAAASRTLSTWLDVEDPVPGQYTLEVSSPGLDRPLFTAAHFARLLGAEVRVTLKLPQHGRRRLRGRVQAVDGQLITVNVDTVPFTFTIDAFESARLIPDWVALGYAPQPKQGVIEGNSKPAPRGKRATRKLETPPVS from the coding sequence ATGTTGGCCGGCATCGGTCTCGAATGTCTCGGGATCGAGTGGGTGACGCATGGTCACGGTGGCACGCTGCGCGTATACATCGAGGCTGCAGATCGCGAGGTTGATGTCGACGATTGCGCCGCGGCCAGCCGCACGCTGTCCACTTGGCTTGATGTCGAGGATCCGGTTCCTGGCCAGTACACGCTCGAGGTTTCCTCGCCGGGCCTCGACCGGCCGCTGTTCACGGCCGCGCATTTCGCGCGTCTGCTCGGCGCCGAGGTGCGCGTCACGCTCAAACTGCCGCAGCATGGACGCCGTCGCCTGCGTGGGCGCGTGCAGGCGGTTGATGGCCAGCTGATCACTGTGAATGTCGACACCGTGCCATTCACCTTCACCATCGATGCTTTTGAAAGCGCGCGTCTGATCCCCGATTGGGTGGCGCTGGGTTATGCGCCGCAGCCCAAACAGGGCGTGATCGAGGGCAACAGTAAACCGGCACCGCGTGGCAAACGCGCCACACGCAAGCTTGAAACCCCTCCAGTTAGCTAA
- a CDS encoding helix-turn-helix domain-containing protein: MIRFLFNQLLDEKSFRERRRITISDVCEETGLSRPTVSRIANVPGYVTSTDTIERLCRYFRCTPGALLVLVDEEPDGQASK; the protein is encoded by the coding sequence GTGATCCGATTCCTGTTCAACCAACTGCTTGACGAGAAGAGCTTTCGTGAGCGTAGACGGATCACGATCAGCGATGTCTGTGAGGAGACCGGCCTGTCGCGGCCAACTGTCTCGCGAATCGCCAACGTCCCCGGCTATGTGACCAGTACCGACACCATCGAGCGATTGTGCCGTTACTTTCGATGCACGCCGGGGGCTCTACTGGTCTTGGTCGACGAGGAGCCCGACGGTCAGGCGTCAAAGTGA
- a CDS encoding Arm DNA-binding domain-containing protein, whose translation MSSVRNHLGTLFFDFRYRGVRCREYTKLRDTPSNRKRMQKVLDQIEQAIVTGTFQYADFFPGSALVEKFADKGTSQAVAQALPAAARIAPATPLFRTFIEDWFTLSLPSWRKSHAGTVRSTIDCHLTPHLGDIPVAEITKTHILQMRVEIAKRKGRGGNETLSAKTINRIIQLLHQALADAGEQYGFTNPTERIKRLKQRRIDILPFSFAETRLIIHTVRADYRLYMIVRFLTGMRTGEIHGLQWRYVDFERRQILVRKTFVRGNIEDTKTDGSQREIAMSEPVHEALLAQRQRTGEQAFVFCTANGSPLDNDNFTNRVWYPLLRHLGLAARRPYQTRHTCATLWLAAGENPEWVARQLGHVNTAMLFKTYSRFIPNLTRTDGSAFNSLVSSVIDHPNALPVSTVDGLARASMEIRP comes from the coding sequence ATGTCTAGTGTTCGCAACCATCTCGGAACTCTGTTCTTCGACTTCCGCTACCGGGGCGTACGTTGCCGCGAGTACACCAAGCTCCGGGACACTCCCTCCAACCGGAAGCGCATGCAGAAGGTCCTCGACCAGATCGAGCAGGCCATCGTCACCGGCACGTTCCAGTACGCCGACTTCTTCCCCGGCAGCGCGCTGGTCGAGAAGTTCGCCGACAAGGGAACATCGCAGGCTGTCGCTCAGGCGCTGCCAGCAGCGGCCAGGATTGCTCCAGCCACCCCGCTCTTCCGCACCTTCATCGAGGATTGGTTCACCCTGTCGCTGCCCAGCTGGCGCAAGTCCCATGCCGGCACCGTCCGCTCAACCATCGACTGCCACCTCACGCCCCATCTGGGCGACATCCCCGTCGCGGAGATCACCAAGACCCACATCCTCCAGATGCGTGTGGAGATCGCCAAGCGCAAGGGCCGCGGCGGCAACGAGACCCTCAGCGCCAAAACCATCAACCGCATCATCCAGCTGCTCCATCAGGCCCTGGCCGACGCCGGCGAGCAGTACGGCTTCACCAACCCCACCGAGCGCATCAAGCGGCTCAAGCAGCGCCGGATCGACATCCTGCCTTTCTCGTTTGCCGAGACCCGCCTGATCATCCACACGGTCCGCGCCGACTACCGGCTCTACATGATCGTGCGCTTCCTCACCGGCATGCGCACCGGCGAGATCCACGGCCTGCAGTGGCGGTACGTCGACTTCGAGCGCCGCCAGATCCTCGTGCGCAAGACCTTCGTGCGCGGCAACATCGAAGACACCAAGACCGACGGCTCGCAGCGCGAGATCGCGATGAGCGAGCCGGTCCACGAGGCCCTGCTCGCCCAGCGCCAGCGCACCGGAGAGCAGGCTTTCGTCTTCTGCACCGCCAACGGCTCGCCGCTGGACAACGACAACTTCACCAACCGGGTCTGGTATCCCCTGCTCCGCCATCTTGGCCTCGCCGCCCGCCGTCCGTACCAGACGCGCCACACCTGCGCCACGCTCTGGCTGGCCGCCGGCGAAAACCCCGAGTGGGTCGCCCGTCAGCTGGGGCATGTCAACACCGCGATGTTGTTCAAGACCTACTCGCGGTTCATCCCCAACCTGACGCGTACCGATGGCTCCGCATTCAACTCGCTGGTGTCCAGCGTGATCGACCACCCCAACGCTTTGCCGGTCTCGACTGTGGACGGACTGGCGCGTGCGTCCATGGAGATCCGCCCATGA
- a CDS encoding HD domain-containing protein: MSEALGSIVSLSGQAGMTGTGLYLLTGVGDHVGHSGQSCLQLTLEDATGRIIGFVWPESRPHLVCPATPAPVAVTGLVQVFQNHAQLKVRTLALLDGAQVSSATALLPRRRCPDIALPGLERLSQMEQGLPDPLSGFLRSVLLDPAIGLPFLRCRASVNHHHADVGGLLMHSTEMLDLAAELTRRIIPHDAWSPCLAQLGYLLHDLGKLKTVGELRRPHYARVVPHEFATIELLAPHLRWLEQRDLALATALRHLFSYLAAPGKTRTTPSHVVAEIVEKLDQLSAASHNRRDLDYLLEGSRRAHAGEPSHRRPAPIAPLHPALRAAG; encoded by the coding sequence ATGAGCGAAGCCCTGGGGTCCATTGTCTCGCTATCCGGCCAGGCCGGTATGACCGGCACCGGTCTGTACCTGCTGACGGGCGTGGGCGACCACGTCGGCCACAGCGGCCAGTCGTGCCTGCAGCTGACACTGGAGGATGCCACGGGCCGGATCATCGGCTTTGTCTGGCCGGAATCCCGGCCCCATCTTGTGTGCCCCGCCACACCCGCACCGGTCGCGGTCACGGGACTCGTGCAGGTCTTCCAGAACCATGCCCAACTCAAGGTGCGGACGCTGGCATTGCTGGATGGGGCGCAGGTTTCCAGTGCCACGGCACTCCTGCCCCGGCGGCGCTGCCCGGACATCGCGCTCCCCGGGCTCGAGCGGTTGAGTCAAATGGAGCAAGGGCTGCCCGATCCCCTCAGCGGCTTCCTGCGCAGCGTGCTGCTCGATCCCGCCATCGGTCTGCCCTTTCTGCGCTGCCGCGCCAGCGTCAACCATCATCACGCCGATGTCGGCGGGCTGTTGATGCACAGCACGGAGATGCTGGACCTGGCCGCCGAGCTCACGCGCCGAATCATTCCACACGACGCCTGGTCGCCTTGTCTTGCCCAGCTGGGCTATCTGCTGCACGACCTCGGCAAGCTCAAAACCGTGGGTGAACTGCGGCGGCCGCACTATGCGCGGGTTGTCCCCCACGAGTTCGCCACGATCGAATTGCTGGCGCCGCATCTTCGCTGGCTGGAACAACGCGACCTCGCCCTCGCCACCGCGCTGCGACACCTCTTCAGTTACTTGGCCGCGCCGGGAAAAACACGCACGACCCCCAGCCATGTCGTCGCCGAGATCGTCGAGAAGCTCGACCAGCTCAGCGCCGCCAGCCACAACCGAAGGGACCTCGACTACCTGCTGGAAGGGAGCCGTCGCGCCCACGCCGGCGAACCGTCCCACCGGCGCCCTGCTCCGATAGCACCGCTGCACCCTGCCCTCAGAGCGGCGGGGTAG
- a CDS encoding phospholipase D family protein: MNVELLVNSVGHEHADVVIDLLKRADRMHCMVAFAKKSAPYMLDTLKDRLKKGLIARMAIGLDFHLTEPKLLRELFELGLHYKDFELFLNDTVETFHPKIYAFEGKKWKVVLIGSANLTNGGFSLNYEASALINDVNGSVTNSIKDYFDELVNEKVLIKAKAGRIDEYEREYGVNDFLRNTQKPRADKLLRDMKKSRYGLLGEMLKVMKDDESDEGFLANQIRRNKDLFDVAQELRGLASGEITEKNFLQRYEALIRHFHSSGLDRGKTKVANHAKLFLVAIAEVMAKRSSSPIEAFNVLHKHFQEIPGAGINLLTEILHAIDNSAFAVMNQNAVSGMQRAGIYDYPSHPSKKNVNGDAYARYCQQAHGIRNELGLENFTELDALFNYAYWR; the protein is encoded by the coding sequence ATGAATGTCGAGTTGTTGGTGAATTCAGTTGGTCATGAACACGCTGATGTCGTGATTGATTTACTGAAAAGAGCTGATCGCATGCATTGCATGGTTGCCTTTGCAAAGAAATCAGCGCCATACATGCTGGATACGTTGAAAGATCGGCTCAAGAAGGGACTCATAGCTAGGATGGCTATCGGCCTCGATTTTCATTTGACCGAACCCAAATTGCTCCGCGAACTTTTTGAATTGGGGCTGCACTACAAAGATTTCGAATTATTCCTAAACGACACCGTTGAAACATTTCATCCGAAGATCTACGCGTTTGAGGGCAAAAAATGGAAGGTAGTTCTTATTGGCTCAGCCAATCTTACCAATGGCGGATTTTCCTTGAACTATGAGGCATCTGCTTTGATCAACGATGTGAATGGCTCTGTAACGAATTCGATAAAAGATTACTTCGATGAACTCGTTAATGAAAAGGTCCTTATCAAAGCCAAAGCTGGACGTATCGACGAGTATGAGCGCGAATACGGTGTCAATGATTTTTTAAGGAACACACAGAAACCCCGTGCCGACAAGTTGTTAAGAGACATGAAAAAGAGCCGTTATGGGCTGCTGGGCGAAATGCTGAAAGTAATGAAAGATGACGAATCCGATGAGGGGTTCCTTGCAAACCAAATTCGAAGGAATAAAGATCTATTCGATGTTGCGCAGGAGTTGAGGGGCCTGGCTTCAGGAGAAATAACAGAGAAAAATTTCTTGCAACGCTACGAAGCATTGATCCGTCACTTCCATTCCAGCGGATTGGATCGAGGAAAGACCAAAGTTGCCAATCATGCCAAACTCTTTTTGGTTGCTATTGCTGAGGTCATGGCAAAGAGAAGTTCATCTCCAATAGAGGCTTTCAATGTTCTACACAAGCATTTCCAGGAAATTCCGGGCGCCGGCATCAATCTATTAACCGAAATTCTGCATGCCATTGACAACTCAGCATTTGCCGTAATGAACCAGAATGCCGTATCCGGGATGCAGCGTGCTGGAATATACGACTACCCATCGCATCCGAGCAAAAAAAACGTCAATGGTGATGCTTATGCGCGATACTGCCAACAGGCCCATGGCATACGCAATGAGTTGGGTTTGGAGAACTTCACGGAGCTTGATGCACTCTTCAACTATGCCTATTGGAGATGA
- a CDS encoding AAA family ATPase has protein sequence MAAEDPAPRPKEPPCILLAVARGIARVNDHAAIDLSDLMLAIRHTVDGTSANASARLPAMVLASARRDWTLAMAMAMLSAMSVYVNPLSAEAASYLVKLGLRVENLDNLLEETFRDQFRVEYARMLAASVGLTKDAASTDPVKELPPLTRAQVMDAAKRVRSDLERAFLDPRELVPKIAAALMETPALRSAPKKPWATFFFVGPTATGKSFAAGIIAQALARASELPSSTPSEASAGPQDVWASTTFDLSAYTSFNQSFGLVGLTQGYDDARPGELTQWIREHPRSVIILDHLDKAHPNTQNVLLELFDTGFLTDRYGFYKNNDLKQERIAEPAVDARQCIFIFTASIDGELARNAGFFERYARQPGQGKDTLLDYLRKRRSTSYSSDSMPVYDPGLLSALGSSNLLLFAPLGEAELRTLARQGLGTLKSTYAATVGIRLHWEANTELLVEASLLAHGADLDARKVTARALRDLWLPELDTYALRQDFALLAGQSLDIRFTPGTLEKLEPIKERLGIPVQPQPDGPDLVQCLRRRNRTVVFERTLDTQASPWTLTLHDPQVAVPQRAEDFTGGGALVVEVPSVRFGDVQGHVVVKQRLQQIVHLLKEPRQLEQWAVASPSGMVLHGPPGTGKTLLAKALAGEADLPFLAANGVDLLDPRFTQSLYERARHYAPALVFLDEIDVLGNRQQTAYTAAINALLSALDGFGGGSSPVFTVAATNYLERLDPALLRPGRLGLHVEVPMLDREARRGFITRYQALPGGQSLDVEALLDATTGLSGAALESVRNEAAYALLREGRAEVDTAFMREIITTERFGPRSSRALSAADKRLTALHEAGHAEVSRALFPQRRIEQVSIVPRQHMLGFTVFDREDDGFVKHTRARVLDELAVMLAGRAAQQQLGGDDGADPDSGASNDIEHATHLALRAAAQWALDPNLPPIDYTQFAANERWREDPAVRRVAEALLSEAQAHAKRAVTTYRQPIEAMAERLQREEVVSGLDMPLGAGSMHASEQEQATSSQDNTRRL, from the coding sequence ATGGCTGCTGAAGATCCGGCACCGCGCCCCAAAGAACCGCCGTGCATCCTGCTCGCCGTGGCGCGCGGGATCGCGCGCGTCAATGACCATGCCGCGATCGATCTCTCGGACCTGATGCTGGCCATCCGGCACACGGTGGACGGCACCTCCGCCAACGCCAGCGCGCGTCTGCCCGCGATGGTCCTGGCGTCCGCGCGGCGCGATTGGACACTGGCCATGGCCATGGCGATGCTCAGTGCAATGTCGGTCTATGTGAATCCGTTATCCGCCGAGGCCGCGTCGTATTTGGTCAAGCTTGGGCTACGCGTCGAGAATCTGGACAACCTGCTCGAAGAGACGTTTCGGGATCAATTCCGTGTCGAATACGCACGCATGCTCGCCGCAAGCGTCGGGTTGACCAAGGACGCTGCATCCACTGATCCCGTCAAGGAACTGCCGCCGCTGACTCGGGCACAGGTGATGGACGCCGCAAAGCGCGTTCGCAGCGACCTGGAACGGGCGTTCCTCGACCCTCGAGAGCTGGTCCCGAAGATCGCGGCGGCCTTGATGGAAACACCGGCACTGCGTTCGGCGCCCAAGAAGCCCTGGGCCACTTTCTTCTTTGTGGGTCCCACGGCCACGGGCAAGAGCTTCGCCGCAGGGATCATCGCGCAGGCGCTGGCGAGAGCATCTGAACTGCCTTCATCGACACCATCCGAGGCTTCGGCGGGGCCTCAAGACGTCTGGGCCAGCACGACCTTCGATCTGTCGGCCTACACCAGCTTCAATCAGAGTTTCGGCCTGGTCGGCTTGACCCAAGGCTATGACGATGCGAGGCCCGGTGAATTGACCCAGTGGATCCGGGAGCATCCGCGTTCGGTGATCATCCTCGATCATCTGGACAAGGCGCATCCCAACACGCAGAACGTGCTGCTGGAGCTGTTCGACACCGGATTCCTGACCGATCGCTATGGCTTCTACAAGAACAATGACTTAAAACAGGAGCGCATCGCCGAGCCCGCGGTGGACGCCAGACAGTGCATTTTCATCTTCACTGCCAGCATCGATGGCGAGCTCGCACGGAACGCGGGCTTCTTCGAGCGTTATGCGCGCCAGCCGGGCCAAGGCAAGGACACGCTGCTCGATTACCTGCGCAAGCGGCGCAGCACGAGCTATAGCAGTGACAGCATGCCCGTGTACGACCCCGGGTTGCTCAGTGCGTTGGGGTCTTCCAACCTGCTGTTGTTTGCCCCGCTGGGTGAGGCCGAACTGCGCACACTCGCCAGACAGGGTCTGGGGACGCTGAAGTCGACGTACGCTGCAACCGTGGGCATTCGGCTCCACTGGGAGGCCAACACGGAGCTGCTGGTCGAAGCCAGCCTGCTCGCCCATGGCGCCGATCTTGATGCACGCAAGGTCACTGCGCGCGCGCTGCGCGACCTGTGGCTGCCCGAGCTGGATACCTACGCGCTGCGGCAGGATTTCGCGCTGCTCGCCGGCCAGTCACTGGACATCCGTTTCACGCCGGGCACCTTGGAGAAGCTGGAGCCCATCAAGGAGCGCCTGGGCATTCCGGTGCAGCCGCAGCCGGACGGGCCGGATCTGGTGCAGTGCCTCAGGCGCCGCAATCGCACCGTGGTGTTCGAGCGCACGCTTGACACCCAGGCGAGCCCATGGACCCTGACCTTGCACGACCCGCAGGTCGCGGTGCCGCAACGCGCCGAGGACTTCACCGGCGGCGGTGCGCTGGTCGTCGAGGTGCCCAGCGTCCGCTTCGGCGACGTGCAGGGCCACGTCGTGGTCAAGCAGCGCCTGCAACAAATCGTGCACCTGCTGAAGGAACCGCGGCAACTCGAGCAATGGGCCGTGGCATCCCCCAGTGGCATGGTGCTGCATGGCCCGCCCGGTACCGGCAAGACCTTGCTGGCAAAGGCGCTGGCCGGCGAAGCGGACTTGCCGTTCCTGGCTGCCAATGGCGTGGACCTGCTTGACCCGAGGTTCACCCAATCCTTGTACGAGCGCGCGCGGCACTATGCCCCGGCGCTGGTGTTCCTCGACGAGATCGATGTGCTGGGAAACCGCCAGCAGACTGCCTACACCGCCGCCATCAATGCACTGCTGAGCGCGCTCGATGGCTTCGGTGGCGGCAGCAGTCCGGTGTTTACCGTGGCCGCCACCAATTATCTGGAGCGCCTCGATCCGGCGCTGTTGCGACCGGGGCGGCTGGGCCTGCACGTGGAAGTACCGATGCTCGACCGCGAAGCCCGGCGCGGATTCATCACACGCTACCAGGCGTTGCCCGGCGGCCAGTCCCTGGACGTGGAAGCCTTGCTCGATGCCACCACCGGTCTCAGCGGCGCGGCCCTGGAGTCGGTGCGCAATGAAGCGGCTTATGCGCTGCTGCGCGAAGGTCGCGCCGAGGTGGATACGGCATTCATGCGCGAGATCATCACCACCGAGCGCTTCGGCCCGCGCAGCAGCCGCGCGTTGAGCGCGGCGGACAAACGCCTGACCGCGCTGCACGAGGCCGGCCATGCCGAGGTTTCGAGGGCCCTGTTTCCGCAGCGCCGCATCGAGCAAGTCAGCATCGTGCCGCGTCAACACATGCTGGGCTTCACCGTGTTCGATCGCGAGGACGATGGCTTCGTCAAGCACACCCGCGCGCGCGTGCTCGACGAGCTGGCCGTGATGCTCGCCGGACGCGCGGCGCAACAGCAATTGGGCGGTGATGACGGTGCCGACCCCGACAGCGGCGCCAGCAACGACATCGAGCACGCAACGCACCTGGCGCTGCGGGCCGCGGCGCAATGGGCGCTGGACCCGAATCTGCCGCCGATCGACTACACCCAGTTCGCCGCCAACGAGCGCTGGCGCGAAGACCCCGCGGTGCGTCGAGTCGCCGAGGCGCTGCTCAGCGAAGCGCAGGCGCATGCGAAGCGCGCGGTCACTACCTACCGCCAGCCCATCGAAGCCATGGCCGAACGGCTGCAGCGCGAAGAGGTGGTTTCGGGGCTCGACATGCCCTTGGGCGCGGGGAGCATGCATGCATCCGAACAGGAACAGGCGACTTCGAGCCAAGACAACACGAGGCGATTGTGA
- a CDS encoding metallophosphoesterase family protein — protein MPHRPPVTPNILFAGDPHGHFEHLFAVVRASRPQALVLLGDIEAPAPLQELMAPIEAWGTQVWFIHGNHDTDRAPTWDALQDWPERNLHGRVVEVAGVRIAGLGGVFRDEIWRPDRPVEPRFSSLSAYLADLRLRTNPKDWARTLQSLGVIRHHSSLFPDDFDALVGQDAEVLVTHEAPSCHPLGFAAIDELARALGVHTLFHGHHHDHLDYSGRTAALGFHAHGVGLRGVSALDGAVLRAGEKDAARASRFGTSLPDAPPAD, from the coding sequence ATGCCACATCGTCCGCCCGTCACGCCGAACATCCTGTTTGCCGGTGATCCGCACGGCCATTTCGAGCATTTGTTCGCGGTCGTGCGCGCGTCGCGACCGCAGGCATTGGTCCTGCTGGGCGATATCGAGGCGCCTGCGCCGCTGCAGGAACTGATGGCACCAATCGAGGCGTGGGGCACGCAGGTATGGTTCATCCATGGCAATCACGATACCGATCGCGCGCCGACCTGGGATGCGTTGCAGGACTGGCCCGAGCGCAACCTGCATGGTCGCGTGGTCGAGGTGGCCGGCGTGCGCATCGCCGGGCTGGGCGGCGTGTTCCGCGACGAGATCTGGCGTCCTGATCGGCCCGTGGAACCAAGGTTTTCTTCGTTGTCGGCCTATCTCGCGGACCTGCGGCTGCGCACGAATCCGAAGGACTGGGCCCGTACCCTGCAAAGCCTGGGCGTGATCAGGCATCACAGCAGCCTGTTCCCCGACGATTTCGATGCGCTGGTCGGGCAGGACGCCGAAGTGCTGGTCACGCATGAGGCGCCCTCATGTCATCCGCTCGGCTTTGCCGCGATCGACGAACTTGCCCGAGCCCTGGGCGTGCACACCCTGTTTCATGGTCACCACCACGACCATCTCGATTACAGCGGCCGCACCGCGGCGCTCGGCTTTCACGCTCATGGCGTGGGACTGCGCGGTGTCAGTGCGCTCGACGGCGCCGTGCTGCGGGCAGGCGAGAAGGATGCGGCGCGTGCATCGCGGTTCGGGACGAGTCTGCCAGACGCGCCGCCGGCTGACTGA
- a CDS encoding zeta toxin family protein yields MDNLTSVASQLTMRLKLACRSGTDAGITARSPSSRQQSSSPHGRSCSHHRGSRDEPVLLMVGTPLPSEVETRLEEEALAYARANKTSIARRLTDTARYLPESDPVSIFMAGSPGAGKTEASIELIDIFPDRPIIRIDPDELRSEFASYVGNNAWVFQKAVSVLVDKIHDLALDQKQSFLLDGTLSNFDRAKKNIERSLKKRRTVQILYVYQDPMLAWEFVQAREIAEGRRIRPEHFVEQYFAAREVVNRLKKELGKSISVDLLMKNNDNSNRFYRAGVDQIDSHIPERVTKADLERRLGLA; encoded by the coding sequence ATGGACAACTTGACCAGTGTCGCAAGCCAGTTGACCATGCGCCTGAAGCTCGCATGTCGATCCGGCACCGACGCTGGCATTACCGCTCGAAGTCCATCAAGCCGGCAGCAGTCCAGTTCACCACACGGCCGCTCATGCAGCCATCACCGAGGCTCGCGCGATGAACCAGTACTCCTGATGGTCGGGACACCGCTACCGAGTGAGGTAGAGACTAGGCTTGAGGAAGAAGCACTTGCGTACGCCAGAGCCAACAAGACGTCGATCGCACGTCGGTTGACGGACACAGCGAGATACTTGCCAGAGTCGGATCCAGTCTCCATATTCATGGCGGGATCGCCGGGTGCTGGCAAGACAGAGGCCTCGATTGAGCTGATCGACATCTTCCCCGATCGCCCCATCATCCGCATCGATCCTGACGAATTGCGGAGCGAGTTCGCAAGCTACGTCGGCAACAACGCTTGGGTGTTCCAAAAGGCGGTCTCTGTCCTTGTCGACAAGATCCACGACCTGGCGCTTGACCAGAAGCAGAGCTTCCTCCTGGACGGAACGCTGTCGAACTTCGACCGAGCGAAGAAGAACATCGAACGCTCCCTGAAGAAGCGAAGGACCGTACAGATTCTCTATGTGTACCAGGACCCGATGCTGGCTTGGGAGTTTGTTCAGGCGCGGGAGATCGCAGAAGGACGCAGGATCCGCCCTGAGCATTTCGTGGAGCAGTACTTTGCCGCCCGTGAGGTCGTGAACCGCCTCAAGAAAGAGCTCGGCAAGTCGATCAGCGTGGATCTGTTGATGAAGAACAACGACAACAGCAACCGCTTCTACAGGGCGGGTGTAGATCAGATCGACAGTCACATTCCTGAGCGCGTGACCAAGGCAGATCTTGAGCGGCGCCTGGGGCTGGCGTAG